AGGGATCTCTGAAGATCTTCAGAGATTTCTGATAAAAAGCTATTTGGAGTTCTCCATAGCATTCCGGAGTTAACCCGTTATAATATAACATCCCAGAGAACTCGGGAGTAGAACGGATCTTGTTGAGATCACAATGTCTAAGTTAGGCTTATTCGGATGAGCGTAGACCCCATGCTATGGTCGAGGAAGACAAAGGAATGGGAACGGGAAAGAATCTCTGTCTGCCTAGAATGCATGAAGTCACCGTAGCTAGCTCATTTAGTACATCAAGTAAAAGGATGTTCCGTTCGCACACAATTGCATGATCGCTACTTGGTTGGGGCGACTAACGGGTATATACCTGATCGATCCAAAGGCACGGAAAGTGACCCGAGCCGTCGTGTCTTTCTCTTTCGGACTACCTTACGATAATAAATGTCCACTCTCAGCAGGGTATAAGGACCCGAGCACCCAACGGCTTCAGAACCAACTCCCAACCCCCACCCCACCCTACTTTCTCTTGCCATTTCTCCCATAAGCACACTACTTGGGGCCCAAACTACTACCTGTCTGTAATGCCTAGCAAGCAAAACCCTAAGCCGGATAATCAAGTGGCGATTGTGACTGGTGCTGCACAGGGTAAGAAAGCGAATGCTGGCGCGGGGCTATAGTAATTGATCTGAACTCAATAGGGCTAGGGGAGGCAATCGCTCTTAGTGGGTAACTGGTCTAAAGAACAAACAGGTGGTAACTCACATGCACCTGATATAGAGCTTGCCTCAGAAGGGTATTCTGTCGTAGTCTCCGATCTGCCTGCTAAACAGGAAGATCTTATATCAGTTGTTCAGCAAATCCAAGCCGTATATCGCTCTCGCCCCTCGGCTACCTCACTTTCCGCATTGCACATAGAGTGCGATGTAACTGACGAAGACCAGGTTGACGGCCTAGTTAAAACAACGGTAGCAAGGCTTGGAAGGCTTGATGTAGTACGTATGCTTGGAAGATGCGCCGCCACAGTAGCTTACTTGTGCCATTATAGATGGTTGCTAATGCTGGCATCGCAAGAATGGCGCCGCTGCTTGAATGTGAGTGTGTGTCTCGTACATATGCGCATGCTAGAAGTTTGATCGCCGGTGGTCGTAGCCACCACAGAGCTGCTCGAGTCAGTTCACGCGGTGAACGTCAAAGGAGTGCTCTACTGCTACCGAGCGGCCGCCCGAGCAATGATACCATCTGGTGGCGGCAGGATTATTGGCGCATGTAGTGTGGCAGGAAAGCTACGTAGGCCGTTTTCTATACTAAATTTCGGGGGGTCACTAAACCAATGTCCCAATGCTCTAATTTAGCCGTTCCCTATATGGGTGCCTACGTGATGTCAAAATATGCTGTACGCGGTCTAACACACACAGCAGCTCAGGAATGGGGGGCTCATGGGATCACAGTCAACGCATATGCGCCTGGAATTATTGATACCGACATGTGTAGGTCTCGCATTTTATTATTAGCTTGAATTGATCATGTTGACATGTACGTAGGGACGAAGGACATCATATCCACTTATGACTATGCGTCTGCGTTGGAACAAAAAGTATTTAAAAAGTGTTCTCTCATACCATAAAACTCTGATGACCAATATTCCTGGATAAGGCATTGGAACTTGTAGCGACACACAAGAAGAGCACGCCTGACCAGATTGCGGGTTTGGTAGCATTTCTAGTCAGCCCAGCCGCTGCCAATATAAACGGTAGGTTTTCGAGGCTAGACTATGATAATGAGTTACTCATGCATCATTACTTTGTAGGACAATGCATCTCTGTCGATGGAGGATGGAATATTGATTAGTGTTGGTTCAGCTACCAATTAACACATGATAAGGCAATATTGCTGTGATGGTGATAAGTGAACTGTGGTTATCTCGGCTTGAACAAGCAAAGTGATTGAGAACTTACTTTGGGATAGGAATGTAAATATGACTGAAGCGATAGAAATTAGGCAAGAAGTAACATACGTAACAGGTCATGATCTTACAACTGGTCGCTTGATACATACATGCTGCTCCTAGAGTGATATATAGTGGATTATTTGAGCCTGCCCGGATAAAATTCTTAGGTAAACATCCATTACCCACTTTCACACAAACATCTCACGAGGATGCTTTATCTAATCAACTAGCTTCAAGAGCATTATCCACAAATGGGTATATAAATAGCATTGGTGATGAATATACATGATCAATCAAATGTAATAAATTATCTCAGAATATCATGTTTTCGACAGCTTTGGTGTTTACCTAGTATACGATCAGTTTGGCCACCAATTCTTGATATAAGCAATATGACTCTCACATAGGTTCGGTCCAGCTGAGAAATTTCTGTGACGCCGAGGAGCATCATAGTAGTAGTTAACTCTCTCTTGAGCAAGCTGAAGAACTTCTCAACGCCCTCCACGCCCCACGCATTGGAGAACACGGCCCTAAAACCTTATAAGTTCGGATCACATAGAACGAACGAGAAGTATACGTACGATCGACCAATGCCAACTGCTTTCACGCCGAGTGCGAGCAGTTTGGCAATGTCGGTTCCATGACGAACTCCTCCATCTGCGTAGACCTCCATGCTTGCAAGCACCTCAGGGGCGTTCTTGTGGATATCAAGGATAATCTCAACGGCAGTAGGAGCGGTGTCGATGAGACGACCCCCGTGGTTGCTGATGTATACGGCTTTGAAGCCAAGATCGAGGCACCTCTTGGCATCTTCCCACGAAATTATACCTTTTGGTACAATAGGAAGCTTGGTTAACTTTTGGAGTTCAGCAGCAGTCTGGAGCTGATCACGGATTATGATATCAGAAAACATCCAACGCGGCATAACAAAACTTACACTACGGTCGGTCGAGTATGTACCACTGTATTAATACAACATTATTTGGTCAATTGACATCTATTGTATTTCAATGGGAAATAGCCGCACCTGCTATCAGGAGCCCCCTCTCTGAGTGCGCGTGTGCGGACTCCCTGAACCGTAGGGTTATCCAGTGTCAAAAAGATGGCCTTGTAGCCTGATGCCTCGGCCTCAGCAAAATCATTGAGAAGTCTGGTGCGATTGGCCCAAGGGTAAATCTATGGTTAGTTGAATTAAGTTTATGCATATTATAAGAATAAAGAGAAGAGGGTTACTTGTCTGAATAGGGTCTGATTGCTCAACCTGACGCCGGCCATTTCGGCGGTCGACTTGCTAGACAATATACTGGGCTATTCACAAGATCCATCAGGTCTGCTAAACTCATACAGGTAGTCACCCTTATCTTACCACATAGAGCGCTCCTTGGTTCCCTGCTCCCCGAACGAGGTTCAGTTCGCCGTTCTCGGGGTCAGTGAAGCTGGAATATCCAGCAGGAGCGATAAAGAACGGAACAGAGAACTTGGTTCCCAAGATAGTTTGCCTTGATATTAATGGGTCAATTATATGCAACAAATTGAGTAGGACAACGCGGACTAACTCTGTGCTGACGTTGGCGACGTTGCGGCCATGGGATTGGTGAGGCCGGAGTTTAACGTACTTCCAGATGTCAAGGTTCGCATGATATGCTGCAGAGTTGTTAAGCTTTGCACGGATCCAGTGGGTGATTTGAACTCACTGAGCTCGTCCAAAGAGCCGGTACGAATGTAAGCTATCGCGAACAGTTATTTTGACTACACGCCTTCCTATGTCTGTTCACCTACCATACTGAGTCGTGCCCAAATAATTTTTAACCGCCAATTGCATGTCATGGAGATTATAGATATCAGCCAGTGGTGGCCTAACGCCAGTGACCCAGGACGACGTGTTGAGGCCAGAGTCTGGGAGGCCCTCAGTATCCAAGACCACAGCAGCAGTCAAGGACGAGTAGAGAGCAGCAGCAACTGCACTGTTGACTAGATAGTTGGATCGCATTGTTAATGGCGGGGTGACAAGGAATGTATCAGTGAGGTGGAGCAAAATAGGAAAGGTTTGGGATGAGACCTGTGACAACTCTACCACTCTTTATACGATATGGCGCCAGCCTGGCAAGCTTTTTTCCGCCTTTGATTCAACGATTTCCCTGGATCTCGCCGACATACCAGCGCATAACGCCAACTATCCAGAATTTGAGATTATGCGGAGTCTGGGCAGCTAGAATCAAGCGTACCCAAGCCAACTGTGTGCTCATGCGGGTATATTTTCAAATTCCGGATAATATGGCTCACGACACAATGAGAACTTGATGATGTAGAATTTAGGTGCATCAATACCATACGCACAACAAACATATATGGAAGATTCAGGGCTCAGTGGAGTGCTTGGCGATCGTGATCGCATGCAATAAGGTGATCATAGATTACCCGGGCTGGGAATCCAGTCACGTAAATAGTTCCTGCTATCTACCAAACCATTTAAGAAGCCTTCGCGTTCATCGGGAGCTTCGGAACACTGTTCGTTCCTTCCGATAATCTCACATTCCAATTGGACCTCTTTTTATTCAGACTCCTGGTACACACACAAAAATACAACTCTGTTTCAGAAGAAACACTGTCAGCGCAATCCTACGTGGGGAAGATTTCGCATGCGTGGTATTCGAATAATGTGCATTTCACGAGATAACCAAATATCGGCCTCATGGTTGCCGCAAAACCGGTAGCTACGCATAGATAAAGATTGGCGCGAGTAACAGCAAGAGCAAATTGATATGACGCGTTTAGATAAATAAGCTGTTTGCCTGTGTTCATCAGCCAAGTGATATAACCTAAGCTAATATAAATGACGATATGTGGCGCCATTCCTTTATATTCAATCGAGCTGCTGATATCCACATATCCAACATTAGTCATACTTATCATAAGTTGGTATTCTTGAGGCTCAGGACGCGTCACCGAAACAGGTTTCCCAGCAAACCCCACGAATGAGCTTGAGTCACTAAATTTTGACTTAAGCGAGATTGAGCAGGAAGTTTGATTAGACATGACGCCGAAATTGTTCAGCATGCTTCCTGACGAGAGCTGACAACCACAAAATGACTAAATACAAGTTTATCTACCATGACGGATTGGGGAAGAAATGAAGTGAAGTGACATACTTGAAATGTCTCTGTATAGCCATGACGCCATTGTTCTACACGCTTTTCTTCGTATCGGTTTCCGATTTTAACGATCATTTGATAGAGATTCGATGCGATGACGAGCAAGAGTAAACAATACTTCAATTAACGGGCCATTACCGAAGGCCGGAGGAGTGGATCGTGTTTATGAATTGAATATCGTGAATGTTAAGGCCGTGTTGCAGTAACCCCAGTTAGGACCTTGTTTGCAGGAACCGTTTGTCGGTATTAGTAGGACTCGTGATTATAAGCTCATGTCCTCATGTACAACCTAACATTTTGTGTAGCATGCGGTTGTATCCACGGGATCATCGATCAATTTGGCTTGGCTTATAGCGAATTACCCAACTATATCTACTTTGCTTTACCTTCCGGATATCTACGCTATTATCAAGAGGTTGATATCGACTTGAATTATTGCTGCTTAAAAGTGCACCAAGTAATACTTCTAATATGTGCATGTTTACCCAACCTGTACAACTCAGAAGCTGACTCGAATCGGGGAGGTAACAGCAAAACTGAATCGAGGaatatctagtaatttcaCCTCACGAATGGACATATGCATCACCGCCAAGGCTCACCAGTGTGGATATTCAGGGATTAAAGGGGAAATTATCACCATGTGGGTATGAAATCGGTTTCTTTCGTGTGTCAGCCATTTGCAACTTGAATTGAATCGTCATTATGAACAGCTTCGTTTTCTGACTATAACATAAAAATCTTCAAAACCTAACTGCCAAAGAAGCCCGCTGTGCAACCAGGAGATAGGTATGTCCTTCAACGCTACGCATGTGCATTGAAGCTAGGTACTCCAGCGAACCCGATATGTCAGCTCACCTTAGCATCCTATCTTAACCATGTGCCTCGTCGCTGCTTATTTGTGTAGATGACATGAATTGTCTGTTTGTTAAACTGGCTACGGCTATTCCGATGCCGCCCGTAAATCACTGCTCTCTCGCCAGGGTGAGGTCAGAGCGAGCTTCCAACTGCAGATTTTTATCGAACTAACCCCGTTTAGAGGCTAATGTAACTTTGTTATAGTATCAGTCGGAGTATTTACGTAGGTATACCTTACTGTGTTCAGTTTGTCAGCTCTGTTGCCAGCAAGACAAAAGCTGGAGGTCAGGATACGCCAACACAGGGCACAGGCTAATGATAAATAATCGATACCATCCCCAGGAAAAGCGGTAGAAACTAGGTCATTCGAGAGGCAAAtgttgtgtgaacttgatgTAGGGCTCCATAAACCGACCCTCGCTGACGCTGATCAGGCACAGACTCACCGGACTGAGCCAATCCGAGCCAAGGCTAGCCAAAGTCCAGACTTCATTTGTTTCAAGAGATACATGGTTATCTCGGCTTGAAGGGTCGGGCCGAGATCTAACCTGTCATACCATGTGGGTTGGATGTCAAGAAGTCGTGCAGAGATAAGATTACTGGGAGATTGATCTGGATTCGAGGATAGTCTTGCTCTAAGTTATTAGGCTTTTGATGGTACACTTAATCCGATAATACCCATATATCTCAACTTTTGTTCACGATAAACTGAGCTCACTCCAACTCTGTAAGGCTTTCAATCCCCTAAATGATCACGCCCTTACCCACTCAGATACAATCCCCTCCTTTTTTCATCGTGTTGAGTTCTACGCCAACTACAGCACCGTTGCTTTTTCTAATGTCTGAGTAGCGTAGCTATGCGTATCAACTGTAAGTTTCCTCAATTCATATCACCTCATCCCTCAGTGGCAACCAAAATCTAGTCGCGAAATCGTCATGTTGTCAGCAACCATTTTCGAATAATTTCGGCATACATGTTTGTCTCCATGGCAAGTTTGCATAGTTTAACCTGGCGAGCGAAAATCTCACGCTAAACCTTTCTAGCCTCACAATATTGATAAAATTTTGGAACGCTGTAGCTGTATGCCCACATACATCTGGACTTACAAATTCCCAACCTAAATATGCCACACGTATACTTTCAGcaataacaacaacaacataCAGATTCTGGGTAGTATACAACATGATCGGCACGTCGTGATATATGCTATCAATACTCCTTGGTTAGTCGTGGGTAGTCCAGTAACGCTAGTCATCATTGGAGTACCAGCATAATAATAATGGTGCTAACTTTCTGCACGGTGCATCCTGGATCAACTTAGCGTTCAGTGCCTGAAACACATAGGGTAGCTGATATTACAACTGTGCTTGATATTGACTGTAGGGCTAATTTCTTAATTTTCTTTTCTGACAAACACAGATAGTTCGTTGGCGAACTGTAGTTGGGCCGCCAGTGAGTGTTTGTCATTGACGGGAAGGCTGAAGTGCCGGCCGCGATGTAGTTCCTCGTTTGGAATTGATGTAATTGCTGCCGGCAAATGAGTAGAAATGTGTCATGATTTGAAGGGACATTGGCTAGGCACAGTCATGAGCACAGTTGATGATAGCTATGGCTGGCTATGTCCGGAACATGCCAGCAACTCATATACCCTATCTAGTCGACGGTGCAGAAATAAATGCTCTGCAGATTGCCCAGATTGAGCGACTTCAGGTCTTGAGCTTGGGTAGTGGGTAGAGTCGGGGCGATGAGCGGGCCGGTGGTCTCGGCTAGGGTTCGCATCATGCGGGCACCGCACGTGATGCGGAAGCATGCATGTGCTCACGTGGGAGCCGGAGAAGTTATGGGGAGAAAACCGAACTTGACCTGTGAACGACGGCGACGAGCTCTCGTACAGTGTCAGTTGTGCTCTGACTGTACTCTTTTCGGCTGTGCTCATCGCTCTGTTCTGGATTTGACTGAAATACCGACCCACCGACACTCGCTTATATCACCCGCGAAGCCTCGCAACCGATCCTCTCTTTTCGCAAACTTCTAACGGCTCCATTCTGCCAGCAACCATGTCTCCTGTATTCAACGACAAGTTCGATATGTTGATGAATATCAAGCGGCAGGAGACTACGGCCACCGGTGAGCAACAAAATCAATACAAAGGAAATGCGTGCTGATTTGTAGTGTCAACTGACTCCTCAACAACATTGACGATCTCGACGCCCACTTCTGCAACGATCTCCACCCCGACTACGACCTCGACGCCCTCATCTACGCCTACCACTTCTGTATTGACGCCTTCAGGGTATGTGATCTACGCTGTCCACCCCGCATGTACCTCATCCTTCTGTATTCAGACCTAATTCAAATACAAGCACTGCTCTGCCCACTTCGACTGCAGTCCCGACTTTAACTCCAACTGTTACTCCAACCCTTCCTACTCCCACTCCAACCCCTACCCCTACTCCAACCCCCACTCCTACTCCTACTCCTACTCCGACTCCTACCCCCACACCTACACCTACCCCTACACAGACACCGCCGACAACTTCGCAGGTTCCGACGACCACGAGTGTAATCGTCTCGACATCTTCCTCTCCTTCCACATCGTCGGTCCCGCCAACGACATCTTCGGCGCCAGTCACCACTTCGTCTCCGGTCTTGAGCACTTCCGATCCCTTGACATCGACTACTAGCTCGGCAATCCCGGTCAGCACAACAACCGTACTTGCGCCTACAACCGCTCCATCCACTTCGGCCGCCCCAGTGCCAACTACCAATGTCACTCCCACAACAACAACCCGGCCGACGACTACTTCGGCGCCGCCTTCAAGTGTTTCCTCGCGCACCACAGTCTTCGTGTCTACAAGTGGAGATCAACTCGTTACTGTTACAGCGGTTGTCGGGCCAAGCGGAACCGTAGCCGCTGCGGCTCCCAAGAAAGGGTATGTCCTGTGCTCGGCAATCTATTTTTGCCAATTCACGTTCACTATAGGTTCTTCGATAATACCGGCGCTGTCGTTGGTGTTTTCGTGGTCGTCGGCGTAGTGGCCATGATCCTTCTCGTCTTGATCGCCACCGTCTTCATCCGCCGCCGAAAGGCCAAACAGTTCGACCTCGACGTCCAAGAAGCCGCTCGTGAGGCTGCCAGAGTACAAGCTCCCATCGACGATGATGACGACTACAACACCAGCTATAATACTCACACAAGCAAACCTTTGAGCGCCGAGCGTGGATATGGCTATGGATCGACTGCTCCTACCAGTTGGGATCAGTATCCCC
The window above is part of the Rhizoctonia solani chromosome 7, complete sequence genome. Proteins encoded here:
- a CDS encoding Enoyl-(Acyl carrier protein) reductase, whose protein sequence is MPSKQNPKPDNQVAIVTGAAQGLGEAIALKLASEGYSVVVSDLPAKQEDLISVVQQIQAVYRSRPSATSLSALHIECDVTDEDQVDGLVKTTVARLGRLDVMVANAGIARMAPLLESTTELLESVHAVNVKGVLYCYRAAARAMIPSGGGRIIGACSVAGKLPVPYMGAYVMSKYAVRGLTHTAAQEWGAHGITVNAYAPGIIDTDMWTKDIISTYDYASALEQKALELVATHKKSTPDQIAGLVAFLVSPAAANINGQCISVDGGWNID
- a CDS encoding glycoside hydrolase family protein; its protein translation is MSPVFNDKFDMLMNIKRQETTATVSTDSSTTLTISTPTSATISTPTTTSTPSSTPTTSVLTPSGPNSNTSTALPTSTAVPTLTPTVTPTLPTPTPTPTPTPTPTPTPTPTPTPTPTPTPTPTQTPPTTSQVPTTTSVIVSTSSSPSTSSVPPTTSSAPVTTSSPVLSTSDPLTSTTSSAIPVSTTTVLAPTTAPSTSAAPVPTTNVTPTTTTRPTTTSAPPSSVSSRTTVFVSTSGDQLVTVTAVVGPSGTVAAAAPKKGFFDNTGAVVGVFVVVGVVAMILLVLIATVFIRRRKAKQFDLDVQEAAREAARVQAPIDDDDDYNTSYNTHTSKPLSAERGYGYGSTAPTSWDQYPRGTAAGGYEMQHRRTSTGTAPGVAGFGAGEGFARSVGVDQQQGYGQQQGYNQGYNQSYGQAYSQQGYPQDSYNTGYGQGYGANQQGYNNASYNNTSPPRSYALAQEQPAQGGRAPVHAQMMMPEATRHSYNSVGAFRQSPSYGEAHPGEQVQYAHAELESSGQDGRYPVAPRISEDAYGGYLPYDEPGPSTSQAQSHSTNPPAYVAGPSNAGAIGDQKVGRAPSGRSHETRYSQEDDESDDEPTRRVLKVSFKFTPDLNQH
- a CDS encoding FMN-dependent alpha-hydroxy acid dehydrogenase, encoding MRSNYLVNSAVAAALYSSLTAAVVLDTEGLPDSGLNTSSWVTGVRPPLADIYNLHDMQLAVKNYLGTTQYAYIRTGSLDELTYHANLDIWKYVKLRPHQSHGRNVANVSTEQTILGTKFSVPFFIAPAGYSSFTDPENGELNLVRGAGNQGALYVPSILSSKSTAEMAGVRLSNQTLFRQIYPWANRTRLLNDFAEAEASGYKAIFLTLDNPTVQGVRTRALREGAPDSSGTYSTDRSLQTAAELQKLTKLPIVPKGIISWEDAKRCLDLGFKAVYISNHGGRLIDTAPTAVEIILDIHKNAPEVLASMEVYADGGVRHGTDIAKLLALGVKAVGIGRSAVFSNAWGVEGVEKFFSLLKRELTTTMMLLGVTEISQLDRTYVNTKAVENMIF